AAACAAAATCCCAGCGGGCGATACCATTAATTTGAATCGGATTAAGAAAAGTCGGTTTACAACCAAACCTGGACATCTTGGCTATGGCCTCAGTAGTATTGAGCAACTTGCCGGTAAACGGGTTAACGTTACCTATCAAATTAACGATGACCGTTTTTTAGCACAACTCACCATTCAACCGGCCACGGCCTTAAGAAAAGCTTAAAGGCTTAACCCTAGTCAGTTGAATGCAATTAAATCTATACTAAAGCCTGTCAGTTCACCTTAGAAAGGACCTAACCGCTATGTCACAATCGGAAACACAACTTGATAAACATCTTCAGTCAGCCATTTTTGGCACGCCGGTCCTTCATCCGGATGAACAGCACCGTAACTTAGGTACTTTTCATGAGCGTCTTGACTTGGGAATCACCTTTACTCAGGCTTTAACCCGCGACTATACTGCCGCCTTACAAACCGAGCTCCAAGCACATCCAGACTATCAATTGCTCCTGCACGGCTTATTGGATCAAGACATTTTAGACCACTACATTCACTTGGTTAATCAAGCAAATGTCAAGTTCGCCATTCGCAACGATTTACTTTATCAACATACGCCAGACAGTCTGGCTATCGCGCTAGCGGCGCCAACTGCCATTAATCCTGAAACAATTGATATTGATGTTCGGTTCCCGTTAGCCACTGCCCCAGCAGCAAACGTACCAAAACAAGTGTTGTTCAATCGCATCCACCAACACTTAGCCCACAATCGTCAAATTTTGCGCCAAAAACATCATTTAAAATAAGGTGTCATCGGAACTAAATAGCCCCTAACAGCGACACGTCGCTATTAGGGGCTATTTGTATCAATGAAACATGTTTTCTCATGGAGTTGAATCGTTAATTAATCGACTTAAGACTGATGTTAATCTGAACAGTACACCTCTAAAATCTATTACGTCTATAGCTATTTCAAAACTGCTATCAAGATTTCATAAAAAGTTGCACTGAAAACAGCGGGCAGTAACAAAACCAAAGTAAGTATAATAATCCGAAGCGTGCGCAAAGAAATAATCCACTTAAATTTACGCTGCGATACCGGCACAATATCTGAATCAGGATGTTTTAACCAATACTTATATTGGTAGACCACATATACCACATCAAAACCAATAAAGAGAAACGAGGCAACGGCAAAAGTTATAAAAGCACTCTGATATAGTTGAAAATACATTAGTGCCACTCCAACCCAGATTAAAATTAACATTCCTAATCCCGTTAACGCACTAACCATCGCAATTGTTCGATATTCTGCTTTAGGTTTTTGTAAAATTTTTTGTCTGCGTTGTTTTTTTTCACTTCTATTTTGAACCTCATTACTAGGTTGAAAAACACCCCTCAAAAAGAATAAAATCACAACAATACCTATAAGACTTGCAATCAATAAACACCAAACCAATAAAAACACCTGATTAAATGACATAGTTTCATTCCTTTGTGTACAAATATAAAGGACTGGATCTACCAACCCTTTATACAAGATACCACTACTTTAATTCTATTTACAACCAACTATTTTTACATTGCCCTTTGTTATCCAGCAGCCAATAAAATTGGTATCAGCTCTGGGGCAAATACAGCTGTCGCTATCAGGCCAGTTATACCCGCTGCCACTAATCCAGCAGATAGCAGTCGGCCTAAGTTTACCGTGACAACTACATGACCTTCTTGCCCTTCATTAATGGCATTATTATGTGCTTCCACTTCTGGCGCTGTAACCCATACTGGAAACGGTGCCGTGATAACATGAAAACTAGCTACTAATGTAATTTCATATTCAATTTCATAAGTTTTACCATTACTAGACTCATGTTCAAAAGTAGAATCTAGCTTAAAAGTCACTGTTGTGCTAGTCGCAGTCACTTGCATTTCATTCTTGATTTCACCGTTTTTTATCACGGATCCCATACCATTCATCGCAGCTGACACAGATGCGTCAGTGAATCCAGCAGTGTTTTCCGCCAATATTTGTGCTATTTCATCATCAAATGTGAAGTTTAATGACCCATCATTCACATCATAAGTAACTGTTGTATCTCCATCCTCATCACTGATACTGCCCTCAAGATCAACTGTCAATGAGAGATCAACTGCCGGCGTCTCAATTGTATAGGTTTTACTAGTAGCTTCAATAGTCGTATCTTTAACCAACTTGAAGATACTATCAGTATCAGCTAAGTCTTGGATAATCTTATTAATGGTCGCTAAATCACTATCACCACCAACCGCACTACCTGATGTAAAGTCATTAACCGCCGTCGAACGAGTTCCGTTAGAAGCAACTTTATCAATATAGAAATCGCCAAAAGAAACTTCACTAAATTGATCAAAAGCCCACTCAGTTGGCATTGGAAATCCTAAATTACCAGAAAACCCAGTAGACATATCCGATACAAATGCCTTCTCAGCCAAACCGGCTGAAATGATCGTACTAGCAACATTACGGGTCGCATAAATACCAACATTAAATCCAAAGCTACTAATACCGTTAGCCACTCCGGTAAAGTACTCAGTCACTGTTCGAGAAATATCACCAGTTTGAATATCAACATCTACTGCAAAATAGATAATTGTATTATTGGGAAAACCTAATTCCATGGCTGCTAAACCGGCTTTTCGACCATCGCTAGTACCTTTACTAGATGTGAAGTAATCTTCTGAATCAGAAGCACCATCTTGATAAATCGGGAAAATATGCAAGCCAGCGCCAGTCAAAATTTTAATTTCACTAGTAGTCAAATTTTTAGCAGTTTCACTACTTCCTGTTCCCGCTGTCCCCGTCAAATACCGACCAATATAATTATAACCCGCTGATTTTAACTCACTTGCTTCACTCACATTAATTTGATGCGAAGTATCACAAGCAACGGCATCACGATCTGGATTGCCAGCTGAAGTTAATAGACTCATGAAAACATCTAACCCAGCTGATGAACCATTAGTTGATGGCAACGCCATATCCGTCTCAAATTTCAACACCGATGTAGCAACCGCTAATGAATAGGCGCTATCAAAATCCCCAGTATAAACCTTATTATTGACCGTTAACCCCCATTGAAGAATTCGAACAAAATTATTCGTTTCACCTTCAGTAACAGTTGGGGTCAATTCTTGTGTCATCGGACCATACGTACCAGAGGCCATATTAGTATCCAAACCCTCTTCCGCCTGCAAGGCAAAGATCAACGCTGTATTAGTGTCACGTTGATAAATTCCATCACAGGGCAAAATACCCGTATAGGCTAGATAATCATGATTTAATTGTTGTTGCATAGCTCGTACTTGTGCATAGCCATCGGTAACAAGGGTAAAAGCACTCATATTGAGTAATGCCGCCATGAATTGAGAATTCATAGTTCCTGAAGTATCCCTAAGACCAGCGTACTCCTTCATCGTTATAACAGCAGATTCTGTATCCGCAGTAAAGTAACCATCAAAAGCCACTGGGTTAATCCCCTTACACCAAAAACCACCTTGAATGATGTAAACGATATTACCCGAATACCCTGTCACGATTTTATCCGCCATCGCATCAAACAATCGTGCAGTAGTTGGGCCAAAATTGTCTACCAGTTCTGTAATTCCTAACTCATATTGCAAAGCTCGAGTTAGTCCATAAACCGTATCCCAGCCCGTTAATCCATTTTCTGGAACAACACCAAATCCATCCACATTACTATAGGTGGAATTGAGCCATTCTTGTGTCTCCAATACCAATTGATCAGCCATATATGCTTACCTCCAATAAAAATCCTGAATGAAGTATCAACCAAAGTACGGCCTAATTATGTTCCTATACAATATTTTAGCAAGCCTAAAGTATTTAATCTTAAATTAGAAAAAACGCAACAACTAGTTAGATTCTTCAAATCGATGAAAAATCTAGTTATTACAATCTACTAATTTGCATTATCTAGTCTTAAGCGACATAGCTTAACTGAGAATTATTCCCCCCAAGATTTTGGAAGAGGTACATCTTGGCTACACATAAACACTACAACCAACTGATAATCAAAGGAAAAGTCTTGTGATATCGTTCTCATTTTACTACAATGGTACAACTTGCGTGATATACCGAAATGTTATACATCACAAAAACATTTGAAAAAATTTTCAATGCCTTGCAACCTATTACGATAAATAACAATTAACTTCTAGTTTTGCGCTATAAACGTCAGATAAGCTAGTCGCCACAATAAAACACAAAACGACCGCATTCCAGCAACATTACCGGAATGCGGTTGTTTCACAATAACCTAAAATTCAATCGGCTGCCTGCTAGCAACCATCATAAGTGACTAACTGAAATGAACCCTTTTAAAACAAATTCAATAAGCCAATCACAATTGGTGGCACAATCAGGGCTGGTAGCAGATTCAGCGTATTAATTTTTTTAATATTTAACAACCCTAATCCTGACCCTAAAATTAAAATGCCCCCGACAATTGTAATTTCATTCAGCATGACCGTACTCAACGCACCTTTTAACACCAGCGCCAGTACATACAATGAGCCTTGCCAGGCAAACAACACGCCCGCCGCAATAGCAATGCCAAAACCAAAAGTCGAAGCCAATACAATTGAGGTAATGCCATCTAAAATCCCGTTCGTAAATAAAAACGTATAATCATGTTTCAAAGCGGCTTCAATCGGACCAAGAATTGATAAGGACCCAATACAATAAAGTAAAATGGCTGTCGCGAGCCCCTCCGCTAAGTTACCACCAGAAAAGCGTCCCACCAACCGGTTAAAGTGCCCTTGTAAATCGAGTGCCTGACCAACTAAGCCCCCAACGGCTAAACTCACAATGAATAAAACCGGGTACTTACTTTGTGGCATCCGTTGCACAACCGCATTAATCCCAATCAACATGGCCGCTAAGCCCAGCGCTTGCATCAAAATATCATGATACGCCGGCTTAATGCCACGTTTGAAAAAACTTCCCACCAAACAACCAATGAGAATCATACTAACATTAAAAATGGTTCCAATCATGACGATTCACCTCAAGGTTGTTTTTTAAAAAAATTACGACCGCTTCGTTAAGCGATCATAGACTGTCGCACTTACCCAATCGGCTGTCCACATCCACAAAACATGGCCAATCGCTTCTGACAAGTGTTCTTCAACTGGCTGATCTTTTGCGGCTGGTACCGTTCCTAATGCCGGTAAAATCAAATGATGAAAAGCAGTCCAAACCCCTAAGCCATACAAGGCACTACTACCAGCTTGGGCCTTGGGATGTTGCCGCGCCCATACACTATATGCCACTGCAAATGTTGTCGAAAACCCAAAATGCATGACATAACTGACACCAGGTAATTGGTGACCAGCGTACGTATAGGTCGCATGCGTAATGCTGGCGGGTACCCCTACTTGTTGTAATAACCGTTGCGGTGGATTGGTTTGATCACGCGCCGCAGTTCGGGGTGGTAAAACATTTTCCCAACCCAACTTTACTAACCCAGAGATCACGCCACCAGTAATTCCGGCAACCATCGCTGCTTGGTGATTAAAACTTTTTTTAGTCATATTAAGAACCTACCTCTCTATTCAATAGTTTCATCATACCAGCCTTTTAACGAGAATCGTACTTATTTATCTAATTTCGATCAGCAAAAATCTTGCGCTAACTCGCAATCAATGCTAGTATTTGGTTATTCACTTATCACGTGATAAACAAAAAAGGAGGCATTATGAATGTATTTAGGGCTAAAAGAAATACAGCATGACAAGTTACGTTACGCACTGCTCAGTGGTGTACTCTTATTAATTGCACTCGTCGTTTTCATGTTGGCCGGCTTAGCAAATGGCCTTTCTAACGGGAACCGCCAAGCCATTGATACTTGGCAAGCCACGGATGTTTACTTAAATAAGAACGCCAATCAGACGCTCTCTGCCTCACAACTCACACTGGCAGATCAAAAACACGTTCAAGGAAAATCAGTGGCCCCCTTGGCGACGTTATCGGGCACCTTACGAACAACCAATAATCAGCTAAAAACGACAACTAGTGTCTTAGCCACTGATCGAAACAGCTTTTTAATGCCAAAATTAGTCAGTGGTCATCGCATTAATGGTACACACCAACTATTAATTTCAGCGGACTTAAAAACTGCCGGTTTTAAACTTGGACAAAAGGTTCGTTTAGGAACAACTAAACGGACCGTCACCATCGTTGGGACTTACGCCCCCAGCACGTATATGATTGCACCCACAGCATATACGGATATTGCCACCTTGAATTATTTACAAAAAGCGCCTATCACTAGCGGTAACCAACAAACTGTGAATGGCTTCATTGCTAAAAAGGGCACCTTTAAAACGACGACGCATGGCAATCTCCAACATCTAACGATGGCTACTTTTATTAATAAATTACCTGGTTATAGCGCCGAACAGTTGACGTTAAATACCATGATTTACTTCTTATTTGTGATTGCCTTAGCGATTATCGGCATCTTTATGTTTGTCCTAACCTTACAAAAACAAGCCCTCTTTGGGGTTTTAAAGATTCAAGGCATCGGATCCAAACATATTTTAGCGACCTTATTAACACAAAGCATCGTCATGGCACTAATCGGCATTGTCGTTGGCCTGGGAATTACCGTTGGGCTGGCTCAAATTATGCCGGCCGGATTGCCCTTTGTGATTAACTGGTTACAATTCGGTGGTTATAGCTTAGCCTTACTCGCTGCCGCCATCATCGGTGCGCTACTATCATGGCGAACCGTTGCTAAAATTGATCCCGCCGTCGCGATTGGATAGGAGGAACTAACCATGTCACAACCCATTTTACAATTAAAGCAAATCACTAAACAATTTGGTCACGGTCATACGGCCATTACAGCGCTCAAAGACGCTAATTTTGAAGTTAATGCCGGTCAATTTGTCGCTATTATTGGGCCATCTGGTTCTGGCAAAAGCACTTTTTTAACCATTGCCGCCGGACTCCAAACCCCGACTAACGGCCAGGTCATCTTAAACGGCACCGAGCTTGCGACACAATCTGAAAAACAACGGTTAGCTTATCGTTTTGACGAGATTGGTTTCATTTTGCAAAGTTCCAATTTGATTCCTTTCTTAACTGTCACTGACCAACTAAAACTCGTCGACAAAATGGCTAAGCGACCGTTTCAAAAAAAACGGGCCACAGACTTGTTAGCAGAATTAGCGCTAAGTGCAGTCGCCAATGCCTACCCTAGTGACTTATCCGGTGGTGAACGGCAACGTGTCGCCATTGTCCGAGCCCTCTATAATGATCCCAGCGTCATCTTAGCCGATGAACCCACGGCCAGCTTAGATACACCACGGTCAATTGATGTGGTCCAACGACTAGCAAAGGAAGCTCACCACCATCAAAAAGCCATTGTGATGGTGACCCACGACCAACGCCTGATTAAGGATTGCGACGTCGTCTATAAAATTGAAGATGGTTTGATGACGCGTCAATAACTAAAAACGGTCACCGCAAGAAGTGTTAATTCTTGCAGTGACCGTTTTTGTATCAGCTATCAAATGACTGAAATGAACAACTTAATTTGCTTGTGGCAAGCGATAATGTAGTGCTTGATAGACGAGCGCGACGACGTAAACCGTTAAAAAACGATCTAAATAATCAGTACTAATTTGAATTAAAAAGACCGCCAATGGTTTACTTAATCCGGTCCCTAACAACAGTTGTACCAATAAACTCGAACCAGATGATGTAATCCCATGAAATAAGAACACCGTGATACCAGTACTGAGTAACGTCCCTGGCAATGAAATTGCTAACGCTAGCCACCAATTATGCCGAAAACGATTGGGTTTAATCCGCCGATAAAGGACACCCGCAACTAATCCCGTTAACAATTGTACTGGTAGAAAGAACAATGCGTATAAATCCGTCGTGGTACCAACAATCACACCAGTTGCGCCCCCCACTAGCATCCCACCGAGTGGGCCAAAAACAGCTGCGGCTAAGACGGTTCCAATCGAATCTAAATAAATCGGTAATTTCAGCATTAGTGCCAGGTTACTGCCAACAATATTTAAAGCAATTAGTAACGCCAATAAGGCTATAGTCTTGGGCTTTAACCTTTTCATGCGCCCACCACCTTTAATTGGTGCAGTGTCGCTGATAACTCAGGTTCCGCCGCACCAGCAACTCGTGTTAAGAACAAGCGCCAAAATGCTGCGACATCGACGCGTGTCTCAACCAAGCTATTGTGTGGCCGTTGCCAAAATTCGTGGTCATCGACAATTGATTGTCCTCGGGCCACGTCATCGGTGGCAACCACCGCAGTATACGCTGAAAAGCCAGTTAAGATTGTCGGTTCAAGCATTACGGCCACCGCTAGCGGATCATTAATGACACACCCGATGACCCGTTCTTGTTGCCAATGAAAATCAAAATAAAAACGCGTAATTTTTTTAATAAATCGTCCCATAACTGGATTAATCGCTTGCATATATTCTAGCAAGCTCGGCGTCAAAACAATCTGGCGGGTCACATCTAAACCGACCATCTGAATTGGGACTGGTAACTGGTCAAAAACCAGTTGTGCTGCATCCGGATCACACCAAAAATTATACTCGGCCA
This region of Lactobacillus sp. CBA3605 genomic DNA includes:
- a CDS encoding YueI family protein, with amino-acid sequence MSQSETQLDKHLQSAIFGTPVLHPDEQHRNLGTFHERLDLGITFTQALTRDYTAALQTELQAHPDYQLLLHGLLDQDILDHYIHLVNQANVKFAIRNDLLYQHTPDSLAIALAAPTAINPETIDIDVRFPLATAPAANVPKQVLFNRIHQHLAHNRQILRQKHHLK
- a CDS encoding glycoside hydrolase domain-containing protein; this translates as MADQLVLETQEWLNSTYSNVDGFGVVPENGLTGWDTVYGLTRALQYELGITELVDNFGPTTARLFDAMADKIVTGYSGNIVYIIQGGFWCKGINPVAFDGYFTADTESAVITMKEYAGLRDTSGTMNSQFMAALLNMSAFTLVTDGYAQVRAMQQQLNHDYLAYTGILPCDGIYQRDTNTALIFALQAEEGLDTNMASGTYGPMTQELTPTVTEGETNNFVRILQWGLTVNNKVYTGDFDSAYSLAVATSVLKFETDMALPSTNGSSAGLDVFMSLLTSAGNPDRDAVACDTSHQINVSEASELKSAGYNYIGRYLTGTAGTGSSETAKNLTTSEIKILTGAGLHIFPIYQDGASDSEDYFTSSKGTSDGRKAGLAAMELGFPNNTIIYFAVDVDIQTGDISRTVTEYFTGVANGISSFGFNVGIYATRNVASTIISAGLAEKAFVSDMSTGFSGNLGFPMPTEWAFDQFSEVSFGDFYIDKVASNGTRSTAVNDFTSGSAVGGDSDLATINKIIQDLADTDSIFKLVKDTTIEATSKTYTIETPAVDLSLTVDLEGSISDEDGDTTVTYDVNDGSLNFTFDDEIAQILAENTAGFTDASVSAAMNGMGSVIKNGEIKNEMQVTATSTTVTFKLDSTFEHESSNGKTYEIEYEITLVASFHVITAPFPVWVTAPEVEAHNNAINEGQEGHVVVTVNLGRLLSAGLVAAGITGLIATAVFAPELIPILLAAG
- a CDS encoding ABC transporter ATP-binding protein, whose product is MSQPILQLKQITKQFGHGHTAITALKDANFEVNAGQFVAIIGPSGSGKSTFLTIAAGLQTPTNGQVILNGTELATQSEKQRLAYRFDEIGFILQSSNLIPFLTVTDQLKLVDKMAKRPFQKKRATDLLAELALSAVANAYPSDLSGGERQRVAIVRALYNDPSVILADEPTASLDTPRSIDVVQRLAKEAHHHQKAIVMVTHDQRLIKDCDVVYKIEDGLMTRQ
- a CDS encoding ECF transporter S component gives rise to the protein MKRLKPKTIALLALLIALNIVGSNLALMLKLPIYLDSIGTVLAAAVFGPLGGMLVGGATGVIVGTTTDLYALFFLPVQLLTGLVAGVLYRRIKPNRFRHNWWLALAISLPGTLLSTGITVFLFHGITSSGSSLLVQLLLGTGLSKPLAVFLIQISTDYLDRFLTVYVVALVYQALHYRLPQAN
- a CDS encoding DUF554 domain-containing protein yields the protein MIGTIFNVSMILIGCLVGSFFKRGIKPAYHDILMQALGLAAMLIGINAVVQRMPQSKYPVLFIVSLAVGGLVGQALDLQGHFNRLVGRFSGGNLAEGLATAILLYCIGSLSILGPIEAALKHDYTFLFTNGILDGITSIVLASTFGFGIAIAAGVLFAWQGSLYVLALVLKGALSTVMLNEITIVGGILILGSGLGLLNIKKINTLNLLPALIVPPIVIGLLNLF
- a CDS encoding nucleoside hydrolase — protein: MDAIKSVIIDCDPGIDDSLALLLALKSPELKVVGITTVCGNVPAELGAQNVLKVLALAGRLDIPVHVGAKTPLRVPYTSAQDTHGDDGLGNSQLPAITTVTVGSDAVAFIIATLTAAPTTAILALGPLTNIAQALQQQPAVFKQVAQFTLMGGSYRSHGNCSPVAEYNFWCDPDAAQLVFDQLPVPIQMVGLDVTRQIVLTPSLLEYMQAINPVMGRFIKKITRFYFDFHWQQERVIGCVINDPLAVAVMLEPTILTGFSAYTAVVATDDVARGQSIVDDHEFWQRPHNSLVETRVDVAAFWRLFLTRVAGAAEPELSATLHQLKVVGA
- a CDS encoding DUF1440 domain-containing protein; its protein translation is MTKKSFNHQAAMVAGITGGVISGLVKLGWENVLPPRTAARDQTNPPQRLLQQVGVPASITHATYTYAGHQLPGVSYVMHFGFSTTFAVAYSVWARQHPKAQAGSSALYGLGVWTAFHHLILPALGTVPAAKDQPVEEHLSEAIGHVLWMWTADWVSATVYDRLTKRS
- a CDS encoding ABC transporter permease, whose amino-acid sequence is MYLGLKEIQHDKLRYALLSGVLLLIALVVFMLAGLANGLSNGNRQAIDTWQATDVYLNKNANQTLSASQLTLADQKHVQGKSVAPLATLSGTLRTTNNQLKTTTSVLATDRNSFLMPKLVSGHRINGTHQLLISADLKTAGFKLGQKVRLGTTKRTVTIVGTYAPSTYMIAPTAYTDIATLNYLQKAPITSGNQQTVNGFIAKKGTFKTTTHGNLQHLTMATFINKLPGYSAEQLTLNTMIYFLFVIALAIIGIFMFVLTLQKQALFGVLKIQGIGSKHILATLLTQSIVMALIGIVVGLGITVGLAQIMPAGLPFVINWLQFGGYSLALLAAAIIGALLSWRTVAKIDPAVAIG